In Elgaria multicarinata webbii isolate HBS135686 ecotype San Diego chromosome 15, rElgMul1.1.pri, whole genome shotgun sequence, one genomic interval encodes:
- the KCNE5 gene encoding potassium voltage-gated channel subfamily E regulatory beta subunit 5 — MNCSESRRLQRLLSRLWQELRGGGGGGAVPVPVPNSSRPDGGAPSPASPWGGADDAYLYILLIMIFYGCLAGGLILAYTRSRKLESKHDPYHLYIERDWTAAGAAGAAAREPSLDEARSSGDSEEHP; from the coding sequence ATGAACTGCAGCGAGAGCCGGCGGCTCCAGCGCCTGCTGAGCCGGCTGTGGCAGGAgctgcgcggcggcggcggcggcggggcggtCCCGGTCCCGGTCCCCAACTCCAGCCGCCCCGACGGCGGCGCGCCCTCCCCGGCGTCCCCGTGGGGCGGCGCGGACGACGCCTACCTGTACATCCTGCTGATCATGATCTTCTACGGCTGCTTGGCCGGGGGCCTGATCCTGGCCTACACGCGCTCCAGGAAGCTGGAGTCCAAGCACGACCCCTACCACCTCTACATCGAGCGCGACTGgacggcggcgggggcggcgggggcggcggcccGGGAGCCCAGCCTGGACGAGGCGAGGAGCAGCGGAGACAGCGAGGAGCATCCCTGA